A single region of the Vicia villosa cultivar HV-30 ecotype Madison, WI linkage group LG4, Vvil1.0, whole genome shotgun sequence genome encodes:
- the LOC131597411 gene encoding uncharacterized protein LOC131597411: MQFVTPNVTEGGIEIEIEEDDIASEVKYWETALILYTMGEDLSMNMMKNFMEKTWNFIKVPALYYHDEGYFIIRFQSHSDMDAVLMKGPYTLRNITLMLKEWKPDFNLKRDMLRTIPLWVKLPKLPLHLWGAKSLSKIGSALGVPLVTDECTANKLRVSYARILVEIDITKELTKEIVIKDCEGRRLMQPVEYEWKPLYCDRCYSIGHKCRDYVKKQWKPKGKAIETAASNSTQDSAAEEVPTLPEKGSEVKQPNVCVDEKAWTEARSTIKDRGK, encoded by the coding sequence ATGCAGTTCGTCACACCCAATGTGACTGAAGGAGGAATTGAGAtagagattgaagaagatgacatTGCTTCAGAGGTCAAGTATTGGGAAACAGCTTTAATTCTATACACGATGGGAGAGGATCTGAGCATGAACATGATGAAGAATTTCATGGAGAAGACTTGGAATTTTATCAAGGTGCCTGCACTCTACTACCACGATGAAGGTTACTTTATCATCAGATTCCAATCACACTCAGATATGGATGCGGTGTTGATGAAGGGGCCATACACATTGCGCAATATTACCCTGATGCTGAAGGAGTGGAAACCGGATTTCAACCTAAAAAGAGACATGCTGCGAACCATTCCTCTGTGGGTCAAGCTGCCAAAGCTCCCTCTCCATCTATGGGGAGCAAAAAGCCTGAGTAAAATTGGTAGTGCCTTAGGCGTTCCTCTTGTTACTGACGAATGTACTGCCAATAAGCTGCGAGTGTCTTATGCGCGTATATTGGTTGAAATTGATATCACAAAGGAGCTGACCAAAGAGATCGTTATAAAGGACTGTGAGGGACGAAGACTAATGCAACCAGTGGAATATGAGTGGAAACCATTGTATTGTGATAGATGCTATAGCATTGGACACAAGTGCAGAGACTATGTGAAGAAACAATGGAAGCCAAAAGGAAAAGCAATAGAGACTGCTGCCAGTAATTCTACACAAGACAGTGCTGCAGAAGAGGTGCCAACTTTACCTGAGAAAGGAAGTGAAGTAAAGCAGCCAAATGTATGTGTTGATGAGAAAGCTTGGACAGAGGCCAGATCTACAATAAAGGATAGAGGTAAATGA